One region of Ignavibacteriota bacterium genomic DNA includes:
- a CDS encoding addiction module protein — MTETFNQIVNETKNLSALERVQLVEEMYKTFESEKEETMTRRWADESERRIDAFERGEITTIDYEDITKILQ; from the coding sequence ATGACGGAAACTTTTAATCAAATTGTGAATGAAACGAAAAACCTTTCTGCCTTAGAACGGGTGCAACTTGTAGAAGAAATGTACAAAACCTTTGAATCCGAAAAAGAGGAAACAATGACACGCCGTTGGGCAGACGAGTCTGAAAGAAGAATAGACGCATTTGAACGTGGTGAGATAACGACGATTGATTATGAGGACATTACCAAGATTCTTCAATGA